One bacterium DNA window includes the following coding sequences:
- a CDS encoding tetratricopeptide repeat protein, whose translation MTWGLGLFWLLLMGLAIVSAVEPQWLKDLSQAGREVESRDYKDYGDNLLRNRNFSLAIAQYQKALSIQPDLTAASVNMAVAYERMGASDRAERILRQALSVKGGQKGVICFHLAAMAEKQNRTAEAVELYRQALDSDLPPQAVYGKLGNLFIREQRFSEARDAFEAALRIQEDPTSFYRDMLRASLATYAEDTTHRRNIETLLARDTREEDLAAYDLEIIRRVQAGDQDISGNYANLSTAYAGLGEIEQAIEHAQRALQIWPGNTSARRNLDLLHQMRAQAGDSVKTGS comes from the coding sequence GTGACGTGGGGACTCGGTCTTTTCTGGCTGCTGCTGATGGGTTTGGCGATTGTTTCCGCCGTGGAACCGCAGTGGCTGAAGGACCTCTCGCAGGCCGGTCGCGAAGTCGAGTCTCGCGACTACAAGGACTATGGAGACAATCTGCTTCGCAACCGGAATTTCTCGCTGGCCATCGCTCAGTATCAAAAAGCGCTATCCATTCAACCGGATCTGACCGCCGCGTCGGTGAACATGGCGGTGGCCTACGAGCGAATGGGGGCCAGCGACCGCGCCGAGCGCATTCTGCGACAGGCGCTAAGCGTGAAGGGCGGCCAGAAAGGCGTGATCTGTTTCCACCTCGCGGCAATGGCCGAAAAACAGAATCGCACCGCCGAGGCTGTCGAGCTATACCGGCAGGCGCTCGACAGCGATCTGCCGCCGCAGGCGGTCTATGGCAAGCTGGGCAACTTGTTCATCCGCGAGCAACGGTTTTCGGAAGCGCGCGATGCATTTGAAGCCGCGCTGAGAATTCAAGAGGACCCGACGTCATTCTATCGGGACATGTTGCGCGCAAGTTTGGCCACCTACGCCGAAGACACGACGCACCGGAGGAATATCGAGACGCTGCTCGCTCGCGACACGCGCGAGGAAGACCTGGCCGCCTACGATCTCGAGATCATCCGGCGCGTTCAGGCCGGCGATCAGGACATTTCCGGCAACTATGCGAATCTCTCCACTGCCTATGCCGGACTGGGCGAGATCGAGCAGGCAATCGAACATGCCCAGCGCGCCCTACAAATCTGGCCCGGCAACACGTCGGCCCGTCGGAATTTGGATCTGCTCCACCAAATGCGGGCGCAGGCGGGGGACTCCGTCAAGACCGGCTCCTGA